The Lentimicrobium sp. L6 genomic sequence AATAATACCAGAATCACTTGGATAGCTATAAGCTAGTTGAGCATCGAACCAAGGGTTAGTGGTGCTGCTATTTTGCATACCAATGCTTAGGTTATTATATTCATTGATGGCACCATAGGTGGAATTGGGGTCGCCTGAAATGGCGAGAGTGCTTACTGCAGTTTGACGCTCTTTGTTCATCACCTGAATTTCCCAAACAGCATTTAATTTCGTTTCTTGCCAAAATGTTCTTGTGAAATCTATTGATGTGGAATATAATCCGGAGTCTATTTTAACATATTCCTCATTATCGGCCGTATAACTAATCACGATATTGGTGATGGGCTCTTCAGAATTTGCAATAATTCTTAATTTGATGGGATCGCCTATACTAACAATCTCATTCTCCTGTGTATATGCTTCGCTTTGAGAAAGTGAAACATTTGGCGGCTTAGCATCCTCATTTTTATCACATGCTAAAAGCGTGGATAGTAGTAGAATGATAAGCGCCAAATTGTAAAGTTTCATATTTTATGCCCCTATTTTACGATTAACTTGCGAGTAACCATATAGTTTGGATACTGAACACGAATCATATAAACGCCTTCAGAAAGATTAGATACATTCATAGTATTCAACTGCTGAGGAGTATTATTTTCCCATACCATTCTTCCAGAAGGATCGAATGTTGAAATAGATATAGCATCTACATCAACAGCAATACTTGCATTGCTAGTAGCTGGGTTAGGGAAACATTTAGTATTGTTTTCTAAATGTAATTCAGAAAGTCCTGTATTGTCAGAACCATAAATCATGATATTGTCTATCTTTACAGTACCTGCAGCAGTAACTTCATCACCATTCATATCAAGGTTTGAAGTAGGAACCCAAGCAATATATAAAGAGCTTTCTGGATTGTTAGCAGCTTCTGGGATTGCGATATCAACCAATTGACCTGTTGTCCAATCGTTGGCAATAGTAAATTCAGAACCAGGAATATCAGCCCATTCACCACCACTATGTCTCCACATTACTTTCCAGTCTGCTGGACCAGGATCGTTATTAGTAGAACGCATTTGAGAAGAAACAGTAAAGTGACCATATTCGCTTCCTTTTACTTTGATAGATAACATTTTGTAATTGGCAGCATTATCCCAACCTGCGCAAGTAGCAGCAGAGTCACTATCACCACCTACACCTTTTTTCAAATAAAGAGAATACTCACCAGCGCCATCTGTATCTTCCATACGGATATCATAAGATAAGTTGTTTTCTAAGCCTAGGTTGGCATTGAATGGCTCTTCAACTCCACCAGGAAACTCAAATCCTGAGATTAAAACTTGTGCATTGAGGTTAAAACCTGCAATGAATACTAAAATTAAGAAGTAGAATTTTTTCATAAAACTTTTTTTTTGAATGATTATTTATTATAGTTAATTTTTAATCCGAAGAGAACATATCTTCCTGGAGATGGGTAGCCTTTTCTGTCTACAAATTCCACGTCGAACATGTTCTGTACATCTATATATAGTTGAAAATGTGTTTTTAAGGTATAACTCAATTTAAAATCGAAAATGGAATATCCATCTACCTTTAGCGTATTCGCATCGTCTATCCATTGCTCGTCAATATATCTATAGGATAGTGAGGTGTTTAGGTTTTTGAATTGATAGAACAGACCAGCATAGAATTGATGAGGAGGTACCTCAACAGCATATTTCCCAGTAAGATCAACACCTTCTGTCGAATTATATTTGATAATGGTTGTATAGTTGTAGGAGTAGTTGGTGGAGAGTCTTAGGTTTTTGAGAATTTGGTATTTAACATTGATTTCAGCTCCAATAATTTCTACGTCAGATATGTTTTGCTTTTGTAATAGAGGTAATACTTCGCCACCCAAATCAATATCTTCTCCAAGGCTGACCAAATAGTGGAAATCAATTCCTCTTGAATAATAAACTGCAGGTTCAATGGATAATTTATCTAAAGTGATAAAAGTTCCCATTTCAATATTATATAGTTTCTCAGGAGTCAATTCTGGATTGGCCACCTTTATTCCTTTACTAATTTTCCCAGAGCGGCATAAGTCGTCTAGTTTAGGAGGATTGAAACCAGAAGCTATCGAGACATAATGTCGTAGAATTTCATTTTGCTTGTAATTTAAAGCCAGTTTAAAACTCATTGCATTCCATGCTTGTGATTGATAAGAATTATAAATATCTCTTGGATATGCGGTAGCAGCAGAAGGGTTTTTTACGGTAAAATCGCCACCATAGAAGTTGGCATAATCAAATCTAAGTCCACTAACTAATTTGAATTTTTTGTTTAAATCGTGTTCATCTTGAACAAATAAGGCAAAGAAATTATAATTACCATTATAATAAACTTCATCAAAAGAAGTAAAGTAAATGTCCTTATATTTGGTGTCGCCATGTTTGATGTCAGCACCAAAAATGAGATAGTTCTTTTCGGAAATCATTTTATTGATTCCTATCCAAATTCCCTCATCAATATCAATAGAGGAGCTTTCAGAAAGTTTATATTCACCGCTGGTATTTATTTTTTCTTTTTGATAGAAGTAATCTTGTCTTTTTCTGTAGGCATTAGCATTAATACTGAATCCTTTTATTCTTCCTGAATAGTTGGCTTTGACTATCGAGTTAGTGAATTTATAGTGACTACCATTTTCTTCAAATACCTGGATTCCTCTATTTCTCAAATCATCGTAATAATCAACGCTCACTTCTAATTTATGGTTGGCATTAAACTGATAACCCAAGTATCCACCAGCATTATATTCCCAAATAAAAGTGGTGGTATCCGTGAAATCTCTGGTGGCTTCACTCTCAAAATAATAGCCATTGCCTTTTCTTCCAAAGCCATTCAGGCCCCAATAAAGTCCTTTTTCATTTTTTACTTTACTTCCTGCAACTCTGAGGTGTTGTCCTAAGGTTTCAAAAGAACCAGCGTAAGTATTGCTGTTGATAGAAAGAGGAGATGTTGCTTTTTTGGTGATGATATTAATCACACCACCCATAGCATTATTTCCATAGAGGGCTGAGTTGGGTCCTTTTGTGATTTCTATTCTTGCTACATTATCAGGATCTATCATGTGCCAATTTACGGAGCCACCAGCGGCAACATTCATTGGAACTCCATCTAAGAGGATAAGAGTACGAGCACTAGAGCTTAAACCTCGCATGGTTACACTGGAGTTTTTTGAAAATGGTCCCCAACTTCTATTTACATTCACATTACTTATGGAATTAAAAACGTCATCCAGATTATTCACCGGCATTTCGTCAATATCTGTGCTTTTGATCAGTTCAATTTTTGCAGGAATTTCATCTATCTGCTTTTCATAGCGATTGGCTGTAACTACAATCTCTTTGGTAGTGATGGTGTCCTTGTCTATTTGCCCAAAAGAGAAAATACTTACAAATAGAAAGCTATATAGTAAACTTAATTTCCTCATTTCATCTTCATTTCAATAATAACACTTCCTGTTTCATTTCCTGATTGGGAGATGACCTTGAACAAGCCAAAATTCCCCTTATCCGATACGAAGGAGTATATGTCATTGGCTTTTAAGTTTTTTGCTTTTCTTTTACCCGTTTCAAAAGCAAAGGTGGTGGCGTAAATTAAACTATCATTCTCACATAAATCAAAGTCTTCGATTGTAATACTGGGTTCTGCAAAACGAGTTGTATTTCTGGTATCCCAATTTTCTAATGCAAACTGTCCTTCGAATATGGTCTCAGGAACATTAGCCCCAGGAGAGGCTATAGTATGTTCATCTTCATCTACATTGTCATAATAGGATAGTAAATGAATTTCTTCTTGTATGGAAAAAGCATCCTCCCTATTGTAAATCCTTTGATGACTTAATGAATAGAAACTCTCAAACTCACTATTGTCTTGGAAACCTAGACTAATAGGAAGGACATGGGTGATGTCACCATGGGAACTGCTTTCTTCTTTGGTAATTTTAATGCTGATGGTATTTGATTGTTTTCTGTTTCTATCTCTAGTCGTGATATTCCAAATCTCCCAATCTGCCACGCTTTTGATGATATTCTTGTTCATGGTAATTGATTGAACATGCATACCTGTATCAATGACAATGGTGTCGATGGGGGAAATTCTTTGAAACCGGATAGTGTTGATTGGGTATTCGGAGAATGATTGTGCTAGAACACTTATTGAAAGAGTATCCCCAACCTTGGCGCTGGTATCACTACTGATGAATCCATCTGCTATTATGAATTCAATAGTAGGGTTTGCATAGTTTGTAATCTCCTTTTTGCATGAATATAAGAATACAAAAAACGATATGCATAAAAATGCGACTCGGAATATATGCGAAAACTGAGCTTTCATTTTTGTAATAGCTTATTTTTTAAGGGCTTTAATTGCGCCGAAGGCTACTAATGTACCTAGAGCTCCAAAGAAAAAATGACTAAGGATTGGAATAATTATACCGTGCTTTGCAAAGGAGCTGATGAAAACAAGTCCTGAAAAATGAAGCCCCAATCGTAATAGTGGAATCATCATATAGCAAAGACCACCGAAAAATGCAACGATATAAGCATTCTTAGTTTTGAGATCGAATTTAGCCCAAACAAAATCAAGAGCAAATCCAATGCCCATATACATAAATGGGATAGTTGGGTCTTTAAAGCCCATAAAAGGTAAAAGCATCATAGAACCACTGGCCAACATGGTAATGCTACTGGCAAATTTTTGACCGGATAATATTCTTGCAGCCATTAATATACCTATCACTTCAATTCCATGACGTCCAGGGATATTTAAGGGTATGCGTAAATAAGCACGCAAAGTAGTGATAAAAACTCCTGTTAAGATGAGGAGTAAGATTTCTATAACCGTAGCGTATCTCTTAGTTAGAGATAGACTTAATGTATTCTTTTGATACGACTTTCCACTCATTGCTTGTATTTTTTGTAGGTTCAACATAGGTGATGATTTTGCTGTTTTTCATCGCCGGTCTGAACCATTCGTTTATGTCTAAATATTCTTCATCATCAATGACCATTCCTTCAGTGGTTTGTACTTCATCGATGTTGACCATTTTTTTTAAAGAGGAGATTTGATGAACGCCTTTGATATCTCTAATTTCATGTCCTTGTAACCAAATGCAGCGGCCATCGTTTCCCCATTTCCTAAGACCTATAGCTGCAAGAGAACCAATAATCCCATCATGGGTTCCGGTGAGGCCTTCCAAATGAATTTGATGTTTAGCTGCTAAAGCTAAAGCGTCTTTTTTAGTAAGGACAGTTTTCTTTGCATTTCTACCCCAGTCAATAATCTCTTGATTTACCTTTTCGAATGTGGAAACACAAAGTCCAACATCGGAACCGTCAGCAGCTATTTCATTGAGGAAGTCTCGTGATAAATTGATGACTTTATCAATATCATCAGCAATGATATGTATACTTGCTGAGCTATTTTGGGAGGTATAAGGGATATCATCATGAACAAATAATTGATGGCGAAGAATCTCCAATACTTCATAACCTTCTTTAGAAAACAAGTCCGCCATCTGGCGAGAGCGAAAACCAGTTCCTCTTGTATTCTTATTGTCGGTATCGTCGATGCCAATTAATAACTCAATCATTTGCTGTGTTTAAAGCGCAAAGATATAAAAACCGATAGGGAAAATAATGCGAATCGAGCAATTTAGAATCAGTATAGTGTTGAGATTTAATTTGCTGAGATAGAGATGGGACTCGGTTTCCAGATTTTTTTTGAGTGAAATCTAACCTATTTCAAAGGAGGTGATGCCAAATATTTTTTCGATGGGAAGCTTTGGGATTTCTCCGGTGTACATCCTGGCAGTTTGAAATATTTCTGTCATATGATACCTCTTTGCAAGTGATAGTGCCTCATTATTGATTTCTGGAACATCTAAGTAAATATGCTCATTGGTTTGAGCATGACTTTTAAATATCTCGAATAACTCATTGGCTTGTTCGGCTTTTTCTGCAAATAGAGGCGCGATTTTATAGCCTTCTCTACATTTTCTCATGACGCCATAAGCTTTAATATCACCATCCTCTAAAATGGCATATCCATAGGATGCTGGCATCTGGATCCACTTCTCAATAAACTTGGGTCTAGGAACTGGGAAAAAATGGTTTTCGAATTTTTTAATCTGCTTTAAAGTAACTTGATTTAATGATGTAATCCTTGTATTCTCAATGGATTCCCCACTTCCTTTACCTTGAAATCTAATATTATTATAGGCCAATCTGAAACCTGTTTTTTTGTAATTTTCTTGTTGCTCTACCACTCCATCTAAGCCAATATTACATCCTTTTAGGTATTGCATTCCCGCTTGCCAAATTTTATATCCATATCCTTGGCCTCTATATTTAGGTTTTACCATGTAAAATCCTAAGAAACCAAAAGTATCATCATATTTTATTACGGAAATAGAGGCGATGGCTTCTCCATTTAAATATCCTATTAGAAATCCGTTTTTGTCAGCAGCATAATAGGCATCAATATCGTGTAGTCCAGGATTCCATCCCTCTTGAGTAGCCCAGTCAATAACCATATCTAGCTGGGAACGAGATATCGTTTTGACTTGGTAATTGATAGTAGTCATAACGTTAATTTTTTGGGACGATAAAGGTAATCATTATTCAGTATGAAAATATGTTTATATTCATTTCTTCACATGAATTCATTCTCGTCTTATTACAGCAGACCCTTAACTATATCCAGTTTTCTGCTAAGATTGTGCTGTAGTAGAAATGAGGTTAATATGTTTGTGCAAGTATAAATGGAATTAGATACTGAAAAATAGATGCTTATAATGTTCCCTTACTATTTCAAACTATTCCTCAGTTTGATATTCACTATTTCAGAATCATTGCCCAATCGGATAGGAATAACTGCAGTACCATAACCAGAGGAGATATAAAAATGAGAATCTTTCTTTTTTAGGTAGCCCCAATCTTGCTCAAAAATCATACCTGTGATATAATTTAATGGCCAGAATTGTCCATTATGGGTGTGTCCTGAAAATTGGAAATCGATTCCTGTTTGACTTGCCTCCTCCAGTTTATAGGGTTGATGATCGAGGAGGAGGGTAGGGAGTGAGATATTGAGTTCGCTTTGAAGCTCAGTAATGCTTTTTCTAGGAATGCCTGAAGATGCTTGAGCTTGGATATCATCACGACCAATGATATTAAACTTCCCATCAATGGTAACGGCAGTATCTACGAGCATCTTTATTCCATTCTTTTCAAAATAGTTCAATTCCTTTTGTGCTCCACTGATATACTCATGGTTTCCCAAGCAGGAATAAACACCATATTTCGATTTAATTTCTTTAAAATGCTCCACCAATTCATCATGCTGAACCACTTTAATATTATCATCAATGATATCTCCCCCAATCAAAACCACATCTGGCTTCAGTTCATTAATCATGGAAATTAATCTTTTGGTTTTTTTGTGATTCACCATGGTTCCCAAATGAATATCACTCACCGCTACAATGTTTAGTTCTTTGAGGCTACTGCTGGGTTTTTGAATGTCCAGTTCTAAGGTTTTTACTTTCGGATTGATGGTATTTAAAAAACCAATCAGCATAATAATAGAAATGAAACCCAAAGTACCTAATCCTATGATTAATTTTG encodes the following:
- a CDS encoding TonB-dependent receptor, giving the protein MRKLSLLYSFLFVSIFSFGQIDKDTITTKEIVVTANRYEKQIDEIPAKIELIKSTDIDEMPVNNLDDVFNSISNVNVNRSWGPFSKNSSVTMRGLSSSARTLILLDGVPMNVAAGGSVNWHMIDPDNVARIEITKGPNSALYGNNAMGGVINIITKKATSPLSINSNTYAGSFETLGQHLRVAGSKVKNEKGLYWGLNGFGRKGNGYYFESEATRDFTDTTTFIWEYNAGGYLGYQFNANHKLEVSVDYYDDLRNRGIQVFEENGSHYKFTNSIVKANYSGRIKGFSINANAYRKRQDYFYQKEKINTSGEYKLSESSSIDIDEGIWIGINKMISEKNYLIFGADIKHGDTKYKDIYFTSFDEVYYNGNYNFFALFVQDEHDLNKKFKLVSGLRFDYANFYGGDFTVKNPSAATAYPRDIYNSYQSQAWNAMSFKLALNYKQNEILRHYVSIASGFNPPKLDDLCRSGKISKGIKVANPELTPEKLYNIEMGTFITLDKLSIEPAVYYSRGIDFHYLVSLGEDIDLGGEVLPLLQKQNISDVEIIGAEINVKYQILKNLRLSTNYSYNYTTIIKYNSTEGVDLTGKYAVEVPPHQFYAGLFYQFKNLNTSLSYRYIDEQWIDDANTLKVDGYSIFDFKLSYTLKTHFQLYIDVQNMFDVEFVDRKGYPSPGRYVLFGLKINYNK
- a CDS encoding GNAT family N-acetyltransferase, giving the protein MTTINYQVKTISRSQLDMVIDWATQEGWNPGLHDIDAYYAADKNGFLIGYLNGEAIASISVIKYDDTFGFLGFYMVKPKYRGQGYGYKIWQAGMQYLKGCNIGLDGVVEQQENYKKTGFRLAYNNIRFQGKGSGESIENTRITSLNQVTLKQIKKFENHFFPVPRPKFIEKWIQMPASYGYAILEDGDIKAYGVMRKCREGYKIAPLFAEKAEQANELFEIFKSHAQTNEHIYLDVPEINNEALSLAKRYHMTEIFQTARMYTGEIPKLPIEKIFGITSFEIG
- a CDS encoding metallophosphoesterase, whose translation is MRLAIFLITVISLFTLLGIYLFTRMGQAFPASIMGLKITLVLYIFILISFFLGKVLERTSINILSDALIRIGAVSAGFFVFGIFSILFFDILRGVNHLIPFYPEFITANYAKSKLIIGLGTLGFISIIMLIGFLNTINPKVKTLELDIQKPSSSLKELNIVAVSDIHLGTMVNHKKTKRLISMINELKPDVVLIGGDIIDDNIKVVQHDELVEHFKEIKSKYGVYSCLGNHEYISGAQKELNYFEKNGIKMLVDTAVTIDGKFNIIGRDDIQAQASSGIPRKSITELQSELNISLPTLLLDHQPYKLEEASQTGIDFQFSGHTHNGQFWPLNYITGMIFEQDWGYLKKKDSHFYISSGYGTAVIPIRLGNDSEIVNIKLRNSLK
- a CDS encoding T9SS type A sorting domain-containing protein; this translates as MKKFYFLILVFIAGFNLNAQVLISGFEFPGGVEEPFNANLGLENNLSYDIRMEDTDGAGEYSLYLKKGVGGDSDSAATCAGWDNAANYKMLSIKVKGSEYGHFTVSSQMRSTNNDPGPADWKVMWRHSGGEWADIPGSEFTIANDWTTGQLVDIAIPEAANNPESSLYIAWVPTSNLDMNGDEVTAAGTVKIDNIMIYGSDNTGLSELHLENNTKCFPNPATSNASIAVDVDAISISTFDPSGRMVWENNTPQQLNTMNVSNLSEGVYMIRVQYPNYMVTRKLIVK